The DNA sequence AAAGAGTACGCTTCCGGCTGTGCTCCTTTCTATAAAATACGCGGAGTTAAGGCGCCCCTTATCAGATGATGACATGATATATGTTTTTCCTTCAGACCACATGATAGAGCCGCTTCTAGCTTTTAAATCAGCTATTAAAAAAGCAGCACAATTAGCCGGAGACGGGAAGATGGTCGTTTTTGGCGTAAAGCCGGATCATCCTAAAGAAGGATACGGCTATATTATCAAATCAAAAAGATATAAGAGTGGCTTTTTAGTAAATAGATTTGTGGAGAAACCTTCCGGAAAAGCGGCAGGCGAGCTCATAAAAAAAGGCGCATTTTGGAATGCAGGTATTTTCTGTTTTACAAAAGGGGCATTTTTGCGGGAGCTCGCAAGATTTCAGCCAAAAATAGCTGTATATTCCGAATCCGGATACAATACTTTGCATAAGAAGTTTAAGTCGATAAAAGCTATTTCAATGGACTATGGCATAATGCAGTATACTAAAAATGCGGGAGTGGTGGAATTTCGGCTTAAGTGGTCTGATCTCGGGAGCTGGGACAGTTTTCTCCAGTATTTTACTCGCAAAAAAGGAAATTTTAATATAGGGAAAGCTGAATTTCTAGAAACAAATAATTCTTTCACTTATTCGGTAAATCGTCTTATGTGTCTGGTTGGATTGAATGATGTAATCGCGATAGATTCACCTGATTCTCTGCTTTTAGTAAAGAAGGGGTATTCCGACCACGTGAAGGACCTCGTGGCGTTAATGGATAAAAAGGGGTACACTCATTCTAAAGACGGCGCGACCGTGTATAGACCGTGGGGTTATTATACGGTTTTGCATGAGGCGAAAGGATACAAAGTAAAAGAGATAGGGGTTTATCCTAAAAAAACAATTGCGCTCCAGAGCCATAAACATCGGAGCGAGCATTGGAATGTGGTCGAAGGCGAGGCGCGCCTTTCCGTAGCCGGCAAATCTAGCCGCGCCAGACGCAATGAAAGTATTTATGTTCCGAGAGGGATTAAACATACAGTGTACAACCCGACTAATAAAATCACAAAGATCATAGAAGTCCAGATCGGTTGCTATTTGGGCGAAGATGACATCAAGAGGTTTATGAGGTACTAAGCATGGTAATACTGGGTGTGGCTACGCCGTTTGTGCATGATCCGTCGGCGGCGATATTAGTGAATGGTAAAGTTGTCGCCGCATGCGACGAAGAACGGCTTATAAGAAAAAAGCACGCAATGGGATATCTGCCCATAAAGGCGGTCAAGTTTTGCCTTAAAAAGGCGGGGCTTAAGCCGTCGGACATAGACGCAGTGGCATTTCCATGGTCTCACGACATATATAGAGAGAAGAAAAGTGAATATTTCTGGAGGTGTCTTGGGCCGCGGACTTCTTATGCCGTAAAAGCGCTCATGCGTGAAAAAGCAAGGCTTCGCGGCAAGGAAGAGAAGCTTGACGCAATCCTTGATAAATGCGGAATACCGAAAGAAAGAGTGAAAATTTATTTCATTGAACACCACCTCGCGCATGCCTCAAGCGCGTACCATCTTTCGGGCATGAAGGACTGCGCTATCATGAGCATAGACGGAGCGGGGGAGTTTACATCCACTCTATTTGCAAAATCGGAAAATGGGTCGGTTAAAAAGATCAGAGAGATAATATTGCCGGATTCGCTGGGATTCTTCTATGCCACTATAACCGAATATCTCGGTTTTGAAACTAACGACGGCGAATACAAAGTAATGGGCATGGCGCCCTATGGCGACCCCTCAAAGGTCGACATGAACCGGGTGATACGCTACACCGATAAGTCCTTCCGGTGCAATGACGACTATGTCTGGGTGACGCGCTCAAGGAGATACGACAAGAATAAAGTCTTCTCAAAGAAGATGGTAGAGGACTGGGGCCCCCCAAGAAAAGG is a window from the Candidatus Omnitrophota bacterium genome containing:
- a CDS encoding cupin domain-containing protein, translated to KSTLPAVLLSIKYAELRRPLSDDDMIYVFPSDHMIEPLLAFKSAIKKAAQLAGDGKMVVFGVKPDHPKEGYGYIIKSKRYKSGFLVNRFVEKPSGKAAGELIKKGAFWNAGIFCFTKGAFLRELARFQPKIAVYSESGYNTLHKKFKSIKAISMDYGIMQYTKNAGVVEFRLKWSDLGSWDSFLQYFTRKKGNFNIGKAEFLETNNSFTYSVNRLMCLVGLNDVIAIDSPDSLLLVKKGYSDHVKDLVALMDKKGYTHSKDGATVYRPWGYYTVLHEAKGYKVKEIGVYPKKTIALQSHKHRSEHWNVVEGEARLSVAGKSSRARRNESIYVPRGIKHTVYNPTNKITKIIEVQIGCYLGEDDIKRFMRY
- a CDS encoding carbamoyltransferase codes for the protein MVILGVATPFVHDPSAAILVNGKVVAACDEERLIRKKHAMGYLPIKAVKFCLKKAGLKPSDIDAVAFPWSHDIYREKKSEYFWRCLGPRTSYAVKALMREKARLRGKEEKLDAILDKCGIPKERVKIYFIEHHLAHASSAYHLSGMKDCAIMSIDGAGEFTSTLFAKSENGSVKKIREIILPDSLGFFYATITEYLGFETNDGEYKVMGMAPYGDPSKVDMNRVIRYTDKSFRCNDDYVWVTRSRRYDKNKVFSKKMVEDWGPPRKGDALQEPYIHIAAATQKALEDITLKLMEDHLTDTLKETNGRLCFAGGVALNVKLNKRLLEHPLVKELFVQPAANDSGTALGAATYVANKLGERITPMEHVYLGPEYSNDEIKSTLDTYKIPYE